In Plasmodium gaboni strain SY75 chromosome 11, whole genome shotgun sequence, the following proteins share a genomic window:
- a CDS encoding putative 60S acidic ribosomal protein P1 — translation MASIPASELPECEKQELLCTYAALILHEEKMSITSDNILKLIKNSNNTVLPYLPMLFERALKGKDIQSLLSNLSVGSAPAAAAQVTTDKPSEDKKEAKKEEKVEEEEEEDDLGFSLFG, via the exons atggCATCAATTCCAGCATCAGAATTACCAGAATGTGAAAAGCAGGAACTTTTATGTACCTATGCTGCTTTAATATTAcatgaagaaaaaatgagTATAACAAGTGACAATATTTTAAAGCTTATTAAAAATTCTAACAATACTGTTTTGCCATACTTACCAATGCTTTTCGAAAGGGCTTTAAAGGGAAAAGATATTCA GAGCTTATTAAGTAACTTAAGTGTAGGAAGTGCCCCTGCAGCTGCTGCTCAAGTTACAACTGACAAACCAAGTGAAGACAAAAAGGAAGCcaaaaaagaagaaaaagtagaggaagaagaagaagaagatgaTTTAGGTTTCTCTTTATTTGGTTAA
- a CDS encoding putative FeS cluster assembly protein SufD has protein sequence MPNVFLRNYIFIFLLLTNKFLKTFDYVESKHWNNICLKDLYDKNDIKLNKTNKFKLKFKNFMYSDLKKEKKRKETIITTQKQKQKLYGQTNTYLKKRNKIQQIFAHIPYNKNFKKINHDIYTLKNINYRTKNGNKKIYLKINNATHFETIKTYIPKYIKNYRHKNEGKTQKKIRNSNNILQYYLSPKNNNNNNNVNFTYNMLFINLLYNIISKNINEKKKKNRKRDFQKYLRKYEELYQKFTPENDDENDDKNDDNLISRINKKNISNIIINEWCLRNNNEKYNSTLMYDYISNMHNTEYQDITSVNNFIKNNEMIEKETWEQKQKPYLTYKYEFKYIDPIDRKNKLYQYEYYIPKLITYEEDISTESKFVPSNFNSPKCYNNSPVNALTTSGFSSRNIDTFGKERNKIYSFNTPTDVKRNIFFDDLILISSSYNQHFFPNLNFLLNLHTLQILIRDKTAIETDYMIDKFDQLKEKLIQINSPQLIDNNKNNENKYNNNKKKISKIDNIQDIQHKKYQTNNQYNKTKDDEINEEISSNLTYKKTLFDDKIQLFKNKYDKNILDDKDFVNLWKYNEKGEIVETINKIPIPKIYLNIDDPKYLSWKILQNSGKTAFKEIPTPNRKLEAWRQQVNLKTFYKQNFDNSISLRNISKEELVDYKMKILDNNFEKNEKLQNNICDDHNKVKLDNQQNKENHEVNENMNHYNSDNNNDDNHNNINDSYHDNNNNNNNNSYYYGSTHKMNKEDKKVVNENINVCENTNRADNNNEISSKNYKEHKMKYQDTSNSSYNFNKEQIDKCKRKYKKAFYTLVVRDGIVDEYLSDDISILKNLDNELKKKSEINQNKENEGNSQSDNNTQKQHIQDEQETEQKKSKIFVGSFFNVKDVEIEYLINKELYFIPEHSNWYKTNTQPFIRGQIGKQSRKFDNDYPIYDYRKSDFGMAKFSSLNLASIKDCAVVYLDENIDLSDKFIHIIFIATSKNEDNNININNNNNSNNNNDIYEKQSNYNVYQNIPSNSKQTNTNNNSECNNEQNKIKEQHNNQYEKEETTQKCHIEKSISSHDDTIQNSDIEKNECKENKKSKYTETKLTEYHMHNPITNPRLVVYVKGNSKINIYESHISLNKTNSGLVNGFSRICLEEKSNVKHTLSQELGNNVWHFHNVSVKNGLNANYKFVDILLGSLSSRINLQIEGEKGCKQESYGLSLLEDKQNISQYEMFHHEHPSMETNQLFKYLVSDKAHAVWRSRGRIERNAIKAKLNTLCKSILLNFGASAVCIPTLEIIPSDIECANHGATISDLEKEPIFSLMTRGISERTAREIMMNSFVKEILDHISDENLKNRVYQKVLKFSQKYKSPT, from the coding sequence ATGCCTAATGTATTCTTACGTAATTACATTTTCatatttctattattaacaaataaatttttGAAAACTTTTGATTATGTAGAGAGTAAACACTGGAATAATATATGCTTAAAAGACctatatgataaaaatgatatcaaattaaataaaacaaacaaatttaaattaaaatttaaaaattttatgtattcagatttaaaaaaagaaaagaaaagaaaagaaacaataataactacacaaaaacaaaaacaaaaattatatggTCAAACTAATACATATCTTAAAAAgagaaataaaatacaacAAATATTTGCTCATATTCCATACAACAAAAATTTTAAGAAAATTAATCATGATATATAcacattaaaaaatattaattatcGTACAAAAAATGgtaacaaaaaaatttatcTTAAGATTAATAATGCTACCCATTTTGAAACAATTAAAACTTATATTccaaaatatataaagaacTATAGACATAAAAATGAAGGAaaaacacaaaaaaaaataagaaattctaacaatatattacaatattatttatcaccaaaaaataataataataataataatgtgaATTTTACTTATAATATGCTGTTTATTAatctattatataatattataagtaaaaatataaatgaaaaaaaaaaaaaaaatcgAAAAAGAGATTTCCAAAAATATTTAAGGAAATATGAAGAATTGTACCAAAAATTTACACCagaaaatgatgatgaaaatgatgacaaaaatgatgataatttaatttcacgaataaataaaaaaaatatttctaatattattattaacGAATGGTGTTTAcgtaataataatgaaaaatataattctaCCTTAATGtatgattatatatctaataTGCATAATACAGAATATCAAGATATAACAAGtgtaaataattttataaaaaataatgaaatgatagaaaaagaaacatGGGAACAAAAACAGAAACCATATTTAACgtataaatatgaatttaaatatatagatcCTATAGATcgaaaaaataaattgtatcaatatgaatattatataccAAAATTAATAACATATGAAGAAGATATTTCTACTGAATCAAAATTTGTACCTTCTAATTTTAATTCACcaaaatgttataataattcacCTGTAAATGCTTTAACAACTAGTGGATTTAGTAGTCGTAATATTGATACATTTGgaaaagaaagaaataaaatatattcattcaATACACCAACTGATgtaaaaagaaatatattttttgatgatctaatattaatatcatcatCTTATAATCAACACTTCTTTCCAAATTTGAACTTTTTATTAAACTTACATACACTACAAATTCTAATAAGGGACAAAACAGCTATAGAAACGGATTATATGATAGACAAATTTGACCAACTAAAAGAAAAACTAATTCAAATTAATTCACCACAGTTaatagataataataaaaataatgaaaataaatataataataataagaagaaGATATCCAAAATTGATAATATACAAGATATACAACACAAGAAGTATCAAACGAATaatcaatataataaaactaaagatgatgaaataaatgaagaaatatCTAGTAATTTAACATATAAGAAAACCTTATTTGATGACAAAATACaattattcaaaaataaatatgataaaaatattttggATGATAAAGATTTTGTTAATCTATGgaaatataatgaaaaaggAGAAATTGTAGAAACAATCAATAAAATACCTATACcaaaaatttatttaaatattgaTGATCCAAAATATCTTTCATGGAAAATTTTACAAAATTCAGGAAAAACAGCTTTCAAAGAAATTCCAACACCAAATAGAAAACTAGAAGCATGGAGGCAACAAGtaaatttaaaaacattttataaacaaaattttGATAACAGTATAAGTTTAAGAAATATTTCAAAGGAAGAATTGGTtgattataaaatgaaaatattagataataattttgaaaaaaatgaaaagcttcaaaataatatatgtgatGATCATAATAAGGTAAAATTGGATAATCAACAAAATAAGGAGAATCATGAAGTCAATGAGAATATGAATCATTATAatagtgataataataatgatgataatcataataatattaatgatagttatcatgataataataataataataataataatagttaTTATTATGGAAGTACCCATAAAATGAATAAGGAAGATAAAAAAGTTGTTAACgaaaatattaatgtatGTGAAAACACAAACAGGGcagataataataatgaaatatcttcgaaaaattataaggaacataaaatgaaatatcAAGATACATCTAATAgttcatataattttaataaagaaCAAATTGATAAGTGCAAAagaaaatacaaaaaagCTTTTTATACCCTAGTTGTAAGAGATGGAATAGTAGATGAATATTTATCTGATGACATTAgcattttaaaaaatttagataatgaattaaaaaaaaaatctgAAATAAACCAAAATAAGGAAAATGAAGGTAATTCACAAagtgataataatacaCAGAAACAACATATTCAAGATGAACAAGAAActgaacaaaaaaaaagtaaaatatttgttGGTAGCTTTTTTAATGTAAAAGATGTAGAAAttgaatatttaattaataaagaattatattttataccTGAACATTCGAATTGGTATAAAACAAATACACAACCATTTATTAGAGGGCAAATTGGAAAACAATCCAGAAAATTTGATAATGATTATCCTATTTATGATTATAGAAAAAGTGATTTTGGTATGGCCAAATTTTCATCCTTAAACTTAGCATCTATCAAAGATTGTGCTGTCGTATATTTAGATGAAAATATTGATTTAAGTGATAAgtttattcatattatatttatagcaacctcaaaaaatgaagataataatattaatattaataataataataatagtaataataataatgatatatatgaaaaacAGTCGAATTATAATgtatatcaaaatatacCATCTAATAGCAAACAAACCAAcacaaataataattctgAATGTAATAAcgaacaaaataaaattaaagaaCAACATAATAACCaatatgaaaaagaagaaaCTACTCAAAAATGTCATATAGAAAAAAGTATATCTAGCCATGATGATACAATACAAAATTCTgatattgaaaaaaatgaatgtaaagaaaataaaaaaagtaaatataCAGAAACCAAATTAACAGAATATCATATGCACAATCCAATAACAAATCCTAGATTAGTTGTATATGTAAAAGGAAATAgcaaaataaatatatatgaatcacatatatcattaaataAAACTAATAGTGGACTAGTTAATGGATTCTCAAGAATTTGTTTAGAAGAAAAATCAAATGTAAAACATACATTATCTCAAGAATTAGGAAATAATGTTTGGCATTTTCATAATGTATCAGTAAAAAATGGATTAAATGCAAATTATAAATTCGTTGATATATTACTAGGTAGTTTATCCTCAAGAATTAATTTACAAATAGAAGGAGAAAAAGGATGTAAACAAGAAAGTTATGGTTTATCTTTATTAGAAgataaacaaaatattagTCAATATGAAATGTTTCATCACGAACACCCATCTATGGAAACTAATCAATTATTTAAATACTTAGTGTCTGATAAAGCACATGCTGTTTGGAGAAGCAGAGGTAGAATAGAAAGAAATGCAATAAAAGCAAAATTAAATACCTTATGTAAATCTATTCTATTGAATTTTGGAGCTAGTGCTGTATGTATACCCACTCTAGAAATTATACCAAGTGATATCGAATGTGCAAATCACGGAGCAACTATAAGTGATTTAGAAAAGGAACCCATCTTCTCATTAATGACAAGAGGAATATCTGAAAGAACTGCTAGAGAAATAATGATGAATTCTTTTGTTAAGGAAATTTTAGACCATATATCCGACGAAAATCTTAAAAATAGGGTATATCAAAAGGTTTTAAAATTTTCTCAAAAGTATAAAAGTCcaacataa
- a CDS encoding CPW-WPC family protein → MKKFISFIFVLFINKIVGVKIHLYRKYPNVENGVYQLDSRARPIKIVDVNYNHRWEIPENGDINSYTVVRKNGRVKKFSEGTNLIYGTTKRKIINDIKEVDEQSQEEVKNDILKNKKLNIIKNVSDVSKKEKDMKELEMKKKQKPPIAMYIAADDIPEEKKQKQEEDDINVANELGVAIKENLENHYEITKEPSPLSTDLLNLKIPTTLEKLLMDDLDEIKWISKKPVNDKICMRDYSKQCPSMWEPITETQCSAPKDYSGPCAHIMILEPMNAKEKSSIARDCKVNWSCINESCGNGERDYLRECPENWTYNGTCEAPENYSGGCNKSMDFDAFTENEKEQFSSSCKVVWPCKEESCERDYSITCPKGWSYNVKEDMCMGSNELSGIISKEEIEAISHMSYHQRIAFSTKYGIPWPCKNKCTYGYDTYACPRGWLNLMNSGACKAPDDYIAPNNCPLITHFDYMDIKEKEKFSKICNVKWLCMENAQRDYSKCPIYFEYIKEGNHKGMCKPDEKYKGPCKEAQDILTLNLEQKYNFEETCEAQFPNLQIEDIPQSEQDLISQSTMEKLLNGTDLTNKSVTLE, encoded by the exons atgaagaagtttatatcttttatttttgtcttatttattaataaaattgtGGGTGTAAAAATACATTTGTATAGAAAGTATCCCAATGTAGAAAATGGTGTATATCAATTAGATAGTAGAGCTCGACCTATAAAAATTGTTGATGTAAATTATAATCATCGATGGGAAATTCCAGAAAATGGAGatataaattcatataCTGTGGTTAGAAAAAATGGAAGAGTAAAAAAATTCAGTGAAGGCACAAATCTTATATATGGTACAActaaaaggaaaataataaatgatattaaaGAAGTAGATGAACAAAGTCAAGAAGAAgtaaaaaatgatattttgaaaaataaaaaattaaatattattaaaaatgtttCCGATGTGTCTAAAAAGGAAAAGGATATGAAAGAATTggaaatgaaaaagaaacaaaaacCTCCTATTGCTATGTATATAGCTGCAGATGATATTCCAGAGGAGAAGAAGCAAAAGCAAGAAGAAGA TGATATTAATGTTGCAAATGAATTAGGAG TTGCcataaaagaaaatttagAAAA CCATTATGAAATAACTAAAGAACCTTCTCCTTTAAGTACCGATTTGTTGAATTTGAAAATACCAACTACTTTAGAAAAATTACTAATGGATGATTTAGATGAAATAAAATGGATATCGAAAAAACCAGTTAACGATAAAATATGTATGCGCGATTACTCTAAACAATGTCCTTCAATGTGGGAACCAATCACAGAAACTCAATGTTCAGCCCCCAA GGATTATTCTGGACCATGTGCTCATATCATGATTTTAGAACCTATGAATGCAAAAGAAAAAAGCTCAATAGCAAGAGATTGCAAAG tCAATTGGTCATGCATTAATGAATCGTGCGGAAATGGAGAAAGAGATTATTTAAGGGAATGCCCAGAAAATTGGACTTACAATGGAACATGTGAAGCTCCAga aAACTATTCTGGAGGATGTAATAAATCGATG GATTTTGATGCTTTCACagaaaatgaaaaggaGCAATTCTCTTCAA GTTGTAAAGTG GTTTGGCCTTGTAAAGAGGAATCATGTG aaAGAGATTATTCCATAACATGTCCTAAAG GATGGTCTTATAATGTAAAGGAGGACATGTGTATGGGAAGTAATGAATTGAGTGGAATAATTTCAAAGGAAGAAATTGAGGCAATAAGTCATATGTCCTATcat CAAAGAATAGCATTTTCAACAAAATATGGAATTCCTTGGCCTTgcaaaaataaatgtacGTATGGATATGATACCTATGCATGTCCTAGAGGATGGTTGAATTTAATGAATTCAGGTGCTTGTAAAGCTCCAGATGATTACATTGCTCCAAATAATTGTCCACTTATAACTCATTTTGACTATATGgatataaaagaaaaagagAAATTTAGTAAAATATGTAATGTTAAATGGTTATGTATGGAAAATGCTCAAAGAGACTATTCCAAATGTccaatatattttgaatatattaaagaagGGAATCATAAAGGTATGTGTAAGCCagatgaaaaatataaaggaCCTTGTAAAGAGGCTCAAGATATCTTAACGTTAAACCTtgaacaaaaatataacttTGAAGAAACTTGTGAAGCACAATTTCCAAACTTACAGATCGAAGATATACCACAATCAGAACAGGATTTGATTTCTCAAAGTACAATggaaaaattattaaatggTACTGATTTAACTAATAAAAGTGTTACTTTAGAgtaa
- a CDS encoding putative actin-like protein produces MFQNIQTIILDINDGEMKTGYSGECTPRYNSNLILGLPLGHNATLKHTIFPLLPDVKRDNVELLYGIKYIYDENNNSRYDINFDVMEKLFEDISGSKALDDNFQDHPILLTEPNKTDRKYREKFTELMFESYNVYQLFLSRRSVLSCYGCARTSGLVLHVEKNCTNLCGIQEGYVFQKHIEEAPIGGDLIDRIYLSYLENIKNIKIYPYFSIEKNTNNLDNNNCDIKILKCPLVTKSYYLWGSLYVVNKMKENIINDYLSITEKNKNKNNNSNNNNNNNNNNNNNSDLYEKNNVYKLPDGQIIDDNTTESLKLIFPYIFFRKKYNQNNINKLSSNTEIFQNFDFNEFYNSLKNLKLPILHKYNYKINTTNSIIEKIPDNSLDKTTNICYSDQIDSFFEIFDGLQDFIKKGILSFISSNINIDDVLNFLIITGESTMLHNFVGLLKSYLPFIDTIKEKSTKLIYSKGPDRKCNCFIGASILSSLGTFPQFCMTKSEYEEYGVRNIVDKKCA; encoded by the coding sequence atgtttcAAAATATACAAACTATAATATTAGATATAAACGATGGTGAAATGAAAACAGGTTATTCAGGCGAATGTACGCCAAGATATAATTCTAATTTAATATTAGGGTTACCCTTAGGTCATAATGCTACATTAAAGCATACTATATTTCCATTATTACCAGATGTTAAAAGAGATAATGtagaattattatatggaataaaatatatatatgacgaaaataataatagtagatatgatataaattttGATGTAATggaaaaattatttgaagATATATCAGGTAGTAAAGCATTAGATGATAATTTTCAAGATCATCCTATTTTATTAACAGAACCTAATAAAACAGATAGAAAATATCGAGAAAAATTTACAGAACTTATGTTTGAATCATATAATGTGTAtcaattatttttatctaGAAGAAGTGTTTTGTCATGTTATGGATGTGCTAGAACATCAGGATTAGTATTACACgtagaaaaaaattgtaCTAATTTATGTGGTATTCAAGAAGGATATGTCTTTCAAAAACATATAGAAGAAGCACCTATTGGTGGTGATTTAATAGatagaatatatttatcatacttagaaaatattaaaaatataaaaatatatccatatttctctattgaaaaaaatacaaacaatttagataataataattgtgacataaaaatattaaaatgcCCATTAGTTACAAAatcttattatttatggGGATCACTTTATGTTGTTaacaaaatgaaagaaaatataataaatgattaTCTAAGCATAActgaaaaaaataaaaataaaaataacaacagcaacaacaacaacaacaacaacaataataataataataattctgatctatatgaaaaaaacaatgtatataaattacCAGATGGTCAAATAATTGATGATAATACAACAGAATCATTAAAACTTATTTTCccatatatattctttagaaaaaaatataatcaaaacaatataaataaattaagTTCAAATACAgaaatatttcaaaattttgattttaatgaattttataattccttaaaaaatttaaaattaccaatattacataaatataattataaaatcaATACAACTAATTCtattatagaaaaaatacCAGATAATTCATTAGACAAAACAACCAATATATGTTATTCTGATCAAATAGATAGcttttttgaaatatttgACGGATTACAAgattttattaaaaaaggaattttatcattcatatcatctaatataaatattgaCGATGTTCTTAactttttaattataaCTGGAGAATCAACCATGCTTCATAATTTTGTAGGATTATTAAAATCTTATTTACCATTCATTGATACcataaaagaaaaaagtaCTAAGCTAATTTATAGCAAAGGACCTGATAGAAAATGTAACTGCTTTATTGGAGCTTCCATTTTATCATCTCTTGGAACATTCCCTCAATTTTGTATGACCAAAAGTGAGTATGAAGAATATGGAGTTAGAAATATTGTAGACAAAAAGTGTGCTTAA
- a CDS encoding casein kinase II beta chain — MENSDSNKDLQDSKSDKSTSWVKWFNNRALSNFLVEVDNEYITDSFNLYGLKTEIPNFNHLISIIAGDAPEDDDDSKNSFSKDCICLYSLIHARFITTPKGLSLMKDKYIKGDFGTCPRVSCAQHNVLPIGLFDQMKIAKVHVYCPLCQEIYKIHEDEKVYLDGSFFGTSFPHILLQTYPYYATLKTPPYCSSKIFGFNVYHNFTRTEYKLAKGEFGRITRENFLKKNPKYFKKLRKEELQISET, encoded by the coding sequence atgGAAAATAGTGATTCGAATAAAGATCTTCAAGATTCCAAATCAGATAAAAGTACGTCATGGGTAAAATGGTTTAATAATAGAGCATTAAGTAATTTTTTAGTAGAAGTAgataatgaatatattacagattcatttaatttatatggATTAAAAACTGAGATACCTAATTTTAATCATCTTATATCAATAATAGCTGGGGATGCACCTgaagatgatgatgatTCAAAAAATAGTTTTTCAAAGGATtgtatatgtttatattcattaatACATGCAAGATTTATAACTACACCTAAAGGTTTATCTTTAATgaaagataaatatattaaaggTGATTTTGGTACTTGTCCAAGAGTCAGTTGTGCTCAACATAATGTATTACCCATTGGTTTGTTTGATCAGATGAAAATTGCCAAAGTTCATGTATATTGTCCTTTATGTCAagaaatttataaaatacatGAAGATGAAAAAGTTTATTTAGATGGATCCTTTTTTGGAACATCCTTCCCTCATATTCTTTTACAAACCTATCCATATTATGCTACATTAAAAACTCCACCTTATTGTTCTTCTAAAATTTTTGGATTTAATGtttatcataattttaCAAGAACCGAATATAAACTAGCTAAAGGCGAATTTGGAAGAATAACCAGAGAAaattttcttaaaaaaaatccAAAGTATTTTAAAAAACTTAGAAAGGAAGAATTACAAATTTCTGAAAcgtaa